ACATGAGCAAGGAGCTGATTAGAgagagactgatgctgcataacgtcatatgttgctcacacaacacaacatgaaCAAAACCCCCGTTCactcaatctgtttggtcttattaatgtcccatcccaagcaaaaagtttacatgcaggttatgctgttagatcgtccctaccaatgttgagaccaaacctatgcccttgcctgCCAGaccatcccagttcaaacagATCGTCTTTTGATGCGCATGGTGGAAAATGCTTGAAGCTGCAGGAACAAATGGTATTGTGCAGAGGGCTTACACCGCGGGGTCGACACACACCCAACTTCAGGGTCATAACCTCACCCGGTCATGCAAACGTGCACTTTTTGGTGTTTCTGGGATTTAGCGACATCCCGGACGGATCGACTTTGTGCAACAAAAGAAGGAAGTGGAAACAGAGCTTCCTCTTAACAGGGAtagaatcattattttttgttatgtaactagaatttctgGTTAtttgagtttgacttttgtgtgaAATAAGACCCTGTTTAGTGTCGTAGTTGTACTTCACACCAACGTGGGAACATGCTCTGCGTTCCCAGGTGGATCCGGAGGCTGTGGTGCACTAAAATTCCATCAGGCTGAGAACACTAGGCCTCGATTGGTCACCATTGTGTTTGATTACGTCACGGCTAACTAAGCTCTGTAATCTACGGAGCGCGGCTCTGCCAATATTTGGAGGCTGATTCAATTAAGTGGCGCTCCGAACACCCCCAAGTTCACCTTGGAGTTTTCACATTGTGTCGAATTCCGAGCGAGGTGCCGGACTTCAGACCTTGACTGAGTCAACACTCGTGTTTACACTCGCGGGTCGAGTCGCGTTCGGTTCCTGTTGACCGTCGATTAGGTTGGCCAGAATAGAGTTGCCTTCTGCAATCACTTTTCATTGTGTGTGAGTCTATATCTACGAGTTGCGTATGCGGTCACAATACCGGCCTCTGTCCAGGCTGTCCTGCGCAAAACGGGTCACTGACCAGACACCACcactcacacatacacacgcatCCTCTCCGGAAAGAGCGTTTGCTTCCATTTGGCACACACGTGTGTCAAATCACAGTTTTGTGTTGCAAAGTTGCTGGAATTAGGCGAAAAATTGCTGGAGAAGAGTCTCCCATGTGAAGACGGCAGCTGCGCTTAGAAGGAAAGTGTGCGTGCGGTGAATAAAGAGATGCTTTTTTTCCTGGGTGGGGGTGCTCCATTGAAGGACACAAGGAGGTGTGGGGGGTGTAAACAGAGACTTGTCTGTGGTTGTGAGGAAGTGGAAGAGTTCCCACACGCATACATTTTCAAAAGTCCTGTCCCTGCAAGCCCAGTTCCAACAcaaacaggttaaaaaaaaacatccaatgTTGTTTCCATGTTGTTCCCAGCAGCCATGTCTGGCTCCTACGACGACTCTATGATCGACGTCTCGAGCGACAGCTTCTGGGAGGTGAGGCGGAACAACCGGAACCGAAAGACAACACAGATCCGAAGTTTTCTTGGGTGTATATTGTCAGGTGGGAAACTACAAGCGAACGGTGAAGCGCGTAGATGACGGCAACCGGCTGTGCAACGATCTAATGAGCTGCATCCATGAGCGTGCACGCATCGAGAAGATGTACGCGCAGCAGCTCAGCGAGTGGGGCAAACGCTGGAGGCAGCTTATAGAAAAAGGTGAGGGGACAACTTTCACTATAcaatccctgacaaaagtcttgtcgcttatccattttgtagaaacaattgctaataacctgacttttaattgttcaattggtttcagtaaTGGCTCACAAGAAAACTTAAGactatacaaaaatatatttgtttcactgaaaaaaaattataatttaatgaagacataaaggtcaaattttggcaagacaaaagttttgtcgcctacagaaagtagtgtgaaaattgaacaaaaaatgttcttcaaatacaaaaatatgtttcagaacataagcgaattaagtagtggtgctgtgagatccaaatttaatattttgtatgacttccatggacttgaaggactgcatccatgcggttcggcaaggattcgtaCAAgttatcaggaacatcaaagaaagcagtcttgcatgcctcccagagttcatcaacattcttgggtttcgtcttccatgcttcctctttcatcctgttcatgtctggtgactgagtTGGCCAGtcgtggaggatcttgatcttctttgccttgaggaactttgaagtagagattgaagtatgcgatggagcaccatcctgctgcagaatttgtccctttttatggctaggaatgtaagaggcagttaagatttgtacatttttgtacattcaacatcatttgggagggtcttagctttcacatgagccatttctgtaacaattgaataattaaaagtcaggttattggtaatcgatcgggtccgatcacgtcattttcaaagtatcggaatcggcaaaaaaatatcggacatgctttttttaatgtatatataatttctaattgtatttaacgttacagacaaaatgtcttacactcatccagagtcttaagTTTTGGctgaaagtagggctatcaaatttatcgcgttaatggcggtaattagttttttttattagtttttaaaaaattaatcacgttaaaatatttaacgtaattaacgcatgtgctgcacgacccactcacgcattgtcgcgttcaatctataatggcaccgttttgcctatatatagagctaaaaggcagcttaaaatgagtagagagaatcttGGCTatctttgaagcttttttttaattggctaaagccttaaaatccttcCCTCAAcacttagaaatatcgtgggaagcaatgtggggaagaaaggtagtggttgatcttttccttaacaccctatattaCTTCccgacacagagaagatatatcaattggtgacactatgcacagtcatggttgcacttcccatcatgcatttgggcagaacagttaaatggctacagtatcattgactgaaagctcaacaaatacactagatggcaatatttagtcacaatatacaaagtcacatttatcctttaagaattacaagtctttccatccgtggatccctctcacagaaataatgttaataatgtaaatgccatcttgaggatttattgtcgtaataaacaaatacagtacttatgtactgtatgttgaatgtatatattcgtctgagttttattcattttttgcttaatgcattgccaaaatgtatatgattgggaaaaattatcgggaatgattggaattgaatcgggagcaaaaaaaaagctatcggatcgggaaatattgggatcggcagatactcaaactaaaacgatcgggatcggatcgggcggaaaaaaacatgatcggaacaactctagttattagcaattgtttctacaaaatggataagtgacaagacttttgtcagggacagcAGTGTCCCGCAGACCTCAAAGAAATCTTTCGTTTCCGACAGGCCCTCAGTACGGCATGCTGGAGCGAGCGTGGTCAGCACTGTGCACGGAGGCAGAGAAGGTGAGCGAGCTCCACCTGGAGGTCAAGGCGGCACTGATGAGCGAGGACTACGAAAAACTGAAGAATTGGCAGCGCGACGCCTTCCACAAGCAGATGATCGGCGGCTTCAAGGAGACCAAGGAGGCCGATGACGGATTCCGCAAGGCGCAGAAGCCCTGGGCAAAGAAACTCAAAGAGGTACAGATGTGGGGTACGCGTACGCGCGGTCCTAGTTACCTAAGCCTGACATGTCTTGGATTTGCCAGGTGGAGACGATGAAGAAAGCGTATCACTCTGCCTGCAAGGAGGAGAAGCTAGCAGCCAGTCGGGAAACCAACAGTAAGCTGGAGAGCAACAACAACCCCGAAGCGCAGAAGAAGCTCCAGGAGAAGGTTGAGAAATGTCAGCAGGAGGCACAAAAGGTAGGATCCTTAAAATAAACGACCTCTTTAACTTGGATTTTTCAAGAAGTTTTGCTTCCGATCAATCTAGACCAAGGAACGCTACGAGAAGTCCTTGGAGGAGCTGGACAAGCTGACCCCTCAGTACATGGAGAACATGGAGCAGGTGTTTGAGCAGTGGCAGCAGTTTGAAGACAAGCGCATCCGCTTTTTCAAGGAGCTCCTGCTGGAAGTCAAGCAACATTTGGACCTCTCCACCAATCACAGGTCAGGCCTCCACGTTGACTTCGCAGACCCGCCAGTAGGAATGAAACTGAAACACTTGTCGGTAGGTTCCAAACCATATACCACACGCTAGAAGACACCATCGACGCCACGGACGCAGAGGAGGACCTGAAATGGTTCCGGTCCAACCACGGCCCGGGCATGCCCATGAACTGGCCGCAATTTGAGGTAATGCACTGCAGTTAAATGAGTAAATATCTCCGGGAATGCTTCCGTATCAATGATTGAACTCCACGTTTCTTAATCCTTTTGTGCATGCCTTCCCTTTCCTCCAGTACCTGGATTGGTCCCGCGTTCGCTCCTTTAAACGAAGGTCCATTTTAGTGAGTCCTGCACGAAATGACTGGTCTTCTTATCACTGTGGGAGGGGGCGGGACAGTCGTCTCGTGATCCTTCTTCATTCACCCTCCCACTCTTTAATGCTTTGATTCGTGGGCGAGGAAATGAGTTCAGTAGTGAGTCGGGAATTACACAACTCAACAGATGATAAACTGATAAGTCTCAAAGACAAGCATCTTAATGACCTTTGAGTGAACttatccaaaataaataaagacccTCTCACACGGGCTGAGTGTTTTTCCGCCATGCATCAAATTCTCCGAATGCATGTAGTGGTTAGGGGAACGCGCACTGCTTCATTTTGGTGATGTCTGTCTGGGAGGTTGTGAAAAGGGGCTAGAGACCTCCAGGTTCACTAGTTCTGGTGGCGGACTGTTCCCTCTCAGCAGGTGATGgctaaagtggggcaaataagtagtcaaccactcattgtgcaagttctaccacttgaaaatattagagaggcctgtaattgtcaacatgggtaaacctcaaccatgagagacagaatgtgggggaaaaaaaacagaaaatcacattgtttgatttttaaagaatttatttgcaaatcatggtggaaaataagtattaggtcattaccaaaagttcaactcaatactttgttatgtaccctttgttggcaataacggaggccaaacgtgttctgtaactcttcacaagcttttcacacactgttgcctaGAGGCgtacaaaatttccgattcttagatcattcgcaattcggccgtggaagattcgagaacgtttcacaaacatccaaattccgattattgaattattccAGGTAAATCagaaataaaacgcagtcagcggggtcttgaatgaatgaatgaatgaatgaatttattgtcattgtcatcatcatcataatcattgacagtttcagagtgtgtcCTTTGTTTTTCAAGCCAGGTTTCTGAGACGGCAATAACATCAAACTTGTTATTGAAGCTCTGTAGATATTCGTCAATGCTTTAAAACATTTTGTATAGACTCCTGGCGTTGAAGTGGATTTGTTTCAGCttgaggaacagaccgagagtaaatatcatgtgcagctaatgccgctaggtaaaaaaaaaacaataatacctgactgcggccgtcagctgctacaaacagcgcccagttgctacaaacatacagcaacatacggctatggtagatatcacatatatctagactagatgtgaaatgacagactttcccgcgctagtaaacaggcgccatcttaaagcagtagacttctctagaaggctctgttgtagagaacctaattactttttatctaaaatacccctaaatcggcaaaatcttgacttgaatctatctttaaatgatgaaaccgttttaaaactttcacatgtcgaaagtagacatgagggaaattatggaataacgggcgcaattttaacaactttaacggttgattaacaacattaaattaattgaatgtagtttaaagctgctgatgcagaatggggacttgagtattttatttactgtttttaaccggtaacttgaaactaaaatagtagtttggtttatttagcctgagaggatttttgaacaattttggaacaaatatacaaaactttaaaagaaaaaaaatgaggagaggggggcatcaataatcgatttataattgaatcggagtctctgaatcgtaatcgaatcattcggtgcccaaagattcccacctctactgttgctggtattttggtccattcctccatgcagatctcctttaaagcagtgatattttggggctgtcgttgggcaacacggactttcaactcccaccTCAccgcgtggcgtcaaaatgataacaagaacggtgagcaaaaatcccagaaccacataggggggacatagtgaatgacctacagagagctgggaccactgtaacgaaggttactatcagtaacacaatgcgccgccagggactcaaatcctgcaccgccagacgtgtccccctgctgaagaaagtacatgtccaggccataacacattctcccagtcctcttctggatcatccaaatgctctctagcgaaccggagACAGGCCTAGACGtgtgctttcttcagcagggggacatgtctggcagtgcaggattttagtccctggtggtgcattgtgttactgatagtagccttgcttactgtggtcccagcgctctgtaggtcattcactaggtcccccggtgtggttctgggatttttttctcaccgttcttgttatcgttttgacgccacgggggtgagatcttgcatggagtcccagatcgagggagattatcagtgatcttgtatgtcttccattttctaataattgctcaaacagctgatttctttacaccaagcattttacctattgcagattcagtcttcccagcttggtgcaggtctacaattttgtctctggtgtccttcgacagctctttggtcttggccatagtggagtttggagtgtgactgactgaggttgtggacaggtgtcttttatacagataatgagttaaaacaggtgccattagtacaggtaaggagtggagcctctttagaccttcttagaagaagttagacctctttgacagccagaaatcttgcttgtttgtaggtgaccaaatacttattttccactctaatttggaagtaaattctttaaaaatcaaacattgtgattttctgggtttttttccacattctgtctctcatggttgaggtttacccatgttgacaattaaagggctcgctaatattttcaagtggtagaacttgcacaattaatggttgactaaatacttatttgccccactgtatatagagcAAACCATTAGGAGTACACTACGCTAGCTTGTTCCTTATCCAACCCACTCTAGTCCTGCGTGAGATCTTTAGCTTTGTGTCTTTGTCACAGGACTGGTCTGTAGACCTGAACCGGACCCTCAGCAGACGGGGGACGAAGAAGAACTCCGAGGGCGTGACGCTGACAGGCATCAGTCAAACCGGATCCGACCAACCCGTCCAGCCGTCCAAGACCAACAGCAGCAGGTACTTGTTGTGTCACTGCCTTTTCTTCGCAAAAACGACCATACATGGCGACATCCTGACTTGCGTAAGACGCGCTCTCCCCGGGGTACGTCACGGCGCTTGTGCGGCTGTCTCCCTGGCGACCGCAAACACTCGCAGTTTGTCGGGAAAGACGTCTTTGGCGCATAGTTGAATGCGTGCCAAAGGGGAAATATGGAACTCTCGCAATTCCGCGCTATGATAAGGTACTGGAATGTTGGGCTTAAACACCTGCACTAGAAAATGAACTCCAATAACCCCACTTCGACTCACCAGGCGAACTCATACATGCAAGCGTCTTGTTTCACAATTGTAGTTAACGTGGGGAGTTTTTACCAAGGGAAGTATTTGACCTATAAGTTTTGTTGACTGCAACAGTCCCAAAGTTACATTTCAGAGGAGTCGTATTTTGGGAAAAACAGCAGGATGCACTCGAGTGCGCAAACACAAACAAACCCTATACTGTCCTCTTATTGTGTTGACAGCTATTAAAACTTTAATGTTGATTTTGATGAATCGGCTACAGGCAAAAATCATGTGTAacatacagtgatatgaaaaagtatctgaagcttttggaatttctcatatttctgcataaaatcaccatcaaatgtgatgtgatctttgtcaaaatcacacaaatgaaaaaactgtgtctgcttcaactaaaacttttcatatttcaatgaggatagcatgcaaacaatgacagaaggtggacaaataagtaagtgaaccctctgcctcaggagacctaaagagcaattgaaaccaatttttacccaaCATATTACAGTAATtcaagtgtgtgcccaatcccggatgagtggtttaaagctgccctgcccactataaaacacacacatggtAATATATGTCTTGAGAAGAAGCattatctgatgtgcatcatggatcggtcaaaagagttgtctgaagaccatcaaggattgttgatttgtataaagctgggaaaggatacaaaacaatctctaaaagCCTGGTTGTTCATCCATCGacaatcagagaagttgtctacaaatggagagagtttggcactgttgcttctttgt
This sequence is a window from Corythoichthys intestinalis isolate RoL2023-P3 chromosome 13, ASM3026506v1, whole genome shotgun sequence. Protein-coding genes within it:
- the pacsin2 gene encoding protein kinase C and casein kinase substrate in neurons protein 2 isoform X3, yielding MIAMSGSYDDSMIDVSSDSFWEVGNYKRTVKRVDDGNRLCNDLMSCIHERARIEKMYAQQLSEWGKRWRQLIEKGPQYGMLERAWSALCTEAEKVSELHLEVKAALMSEDYEKLKNWQRDAFHKQMIGGFKETKEADDGFRKAQKPWAKKLKEVETMKKAYHSACKEEKLAASRETNSKLESNNNPEAQKKLQEKVEKCQQEAQKTKERYEKSLEELDKLTPQYMENMEQVFEQWQQFEDKRIRFFKELLLEVKQHLDLSTNHRFQTIYHTLEDTIDATDAEEDLKWFRSNHGPGMPMNWPQFEDWSVDLNRTLSRRGTKKNSEGVTLTGISQTGSDQPVQPSKTNSSSLTVPNKAPPTGFNPFDEDDDDQDEEKQEVQVEAVEETPPARNHISGKKQEVKTVSSTERTADWSDEETAANPFSANGDGNPFEEEPASPVLSVPVRALYDYEGQEQDELTFKAGDELTKIGEEDDQGWCKGRLKDGQVGLYPANYVEDIQ
- the pacsin2 gene encoding protein kinase C and casein kinase substrate in neurons protein 2 isoform X1: MIAMSGSYDDSMIDVSSDSFWEVGNYKRTVKRVDDGNRLCNDLMSCIHERARIEKMYAQQLSEWGKRWRQLIEKGPQYGMLERAWSALCTEAEKVSELHLEVKAALMSEDYEKLKNWQRDAFHKQMIGGFKETKEADDGFRKAQKPWAKKLKEVETMKKAYHSACKEEKLAASRETNSKLESNNNPEAQKKLQEKVEKCQQEAQKTKERYEKSLEELDKLTPQYMENMEQVFEQWQQFEDKRIRFFKELLLEVKQHLDLSTNHRFQTIYHTLEDTIDATDAEEDLKWFRSNHGPGMPMNWPQFEYLDWSRVRSFKRRSILDWSVDLNRTLSRRGTKKNSEGVTLTGISQTGSDQPVQPSKTNSSSLTVPNKAPPTGFNPFDEDDDDQDEEKQEVQVEAVEETPPARNHISGKKQEVKTVSSTERTADWSDEETAANPFSANGDGNPFEEEPASPVLSVPVRALYDYEGQEQDELTFKAGDELTKIGEEDDQGWCKGRLKDGQVGLYPANYVEDIQ
- the pacsin2 gene encoding protein kinase C and casein kinase substrate in neurons protein 2 isoform X2, encoding MSGSYDDSMIDVSSDSFWEVGNYKRTVKRVDDGNRLCNDLMSCIHERARIEKMYAQQLSEWGKRWRQLIEKGPQYGMLERAWSALCTEAEKVSELHLEVKAALMSEDYEKLKNWQRDAFHKQMIGGFKETKEADDGFRKAQKPWAKKLKEVETMKKAYHSACKEEKLAASRETNSKLESNNNPEAQKKLQEKVEKCQQEAQKTKERYEKSLEELDKLTPQYMENMEQVFEQWQQFEDKRIRFFKELLLEVKQHLDLSTNHRFQTIYHTLEDTIDATDAEEDLKWFRSNHGPGMPMNWPQFEYLDWSRVRSFKRRSILDWSVDLNRTLSRRGTKKNSEGVTLTGISQTGSDQPVQPSKTNSSSLTVPNKAPPTGFNPFDEDDDDQDEEKQEVQVEAVEETPPARNHISGKKQEVKTVSSTERTADWSDEETAANPFSANGDGNPFEEEPASPVLSVPVRALYDYEGQEQDELTFKAGDELTKIGEEDDQGWCKGRLKDGQVGLYPANYVEDIQ
- the pacsin2 gene encoding protein kinase C and casein kinase substrate in neurons protein 2 isoform X4, translating into MIAMSGSYDDSMIDVSSDSFWEVGNYKRTVKRVDDGNRLCNDLMSCIHERARIEKMYAQQLSEWGKRWRQLIEKGPQYGMLERAWSALCTEAEKVSELHLEVKAALMSEDYEKLKNWQRDAFHKQMIGGFKETKEADDGFRKAQKPWAKKLKEVETMKKAYHSACKEEKLAASRETNSKLESNNNPEAQKKLQEKVEKCQQEAQKTKERYEKSLEELDKLTPQYMENMEQVFEQWQQFEDKRIRFFKELLLEVKQHLDLSTNHRFQTIYHTLEDTIDATDAEEDLKWFRSNHGPGMPMNWPQFEYLDWSRVRSFKRRSILDWSVDLNRTLSRRGTKKNSEGVTLTGISQTGSDQPVQPSKTNSSSVSSTERTADWSDEETAANPFSANGDGNPFEEEPASPVLSVPVRALYDYEGQEQDELTFKAGDELTKIGEEDDQGWCKGRLKDGQVGLYPANYVEDIQ
- the pacsin2 gene encoding protein kinase C and casein kinase substrate in neurons protein 2 isoform X5, whose translation is MIAMSGSYDDSMIDVSSDSFWEVGNYKRTVKRVDDGNRLCNDLMSCIHERARIEKMYAQQLSEWGKRWRQLIEKGPQYGMLERAWSALCTEAEKVSELHLEVKAALMSEDYEKLKNWQRDAFHKQMIGGFKETKEADDGFRKAQKPWAKKLKEVETMKKAYHSACKEEKLAASRETNSKLESNNNPEAQKKLQEKVEKCQQEAQKTKERYEKSLEELDKLTPQYMENMEQVFEQWQQFEDKRIRFFKELLLEVKQHLDLSTNHRFQTIYHTLEDTIDATDAEEDLKWFRSNHGPGMPMNWPQFEDWSVDLNRTLSRRGTKKNSEGVTLTGISQTGSDQPVQPSKTNSSSVSSTERTADWSDEETAANPFSANGDGNPFEEEPASPVLSVPVRALYDYEGQEQDELTFKAGDELTKIGEEDDQGWCKGRLKDGQVGLYPANYVEDIQ